The following is a genomic window from Butyricimonas faecihominis.
AAGTCGGAAGGAGTACGTTTGGGACGTCCGCCGGGAAAAGGAAAGCAAAACGTGTTGCTGGATAACCGGGAAGAGATTAGCCATTTGCTTGAAGAGGGGATGTCCGTGTCGGCAGTTTGCCGAATTTATCATGTTTCTCGAGAAACTTTTTATGCCGTAAACCGGAAGTATCAGCTTTTCTAAAAAGAAAAAGCTGAACGTACATGACGTTCAGCTTGTATGGAGAATTAAAAGTTCTATTCTTCCAAGAAATTAGGATACATATAGTTCGTTGCCGGAACAAACGTTTCTTTAATGGCTTGTGGAGAAACCCAGCGTAGTAGATTAAAGATCGTTCCTGCTTTATCATTAGTACCGGATGCACGACCACCACCGAAAGGTTGTTGATCAACAACAGCTCCTGTTGGTTTATCGTTGATGTAGAAATTACCGGCCGTGTGAGTTAAACGCTCTGTCATTTCCTCGATGTTGGCACGATTTTTAGAGAAAATAGCTCCGGTAAGAGCGTATGCCGATGATTTGTCCAGAATATCTAATGTTTCATCTACTTTTTCCGGATCATAAACGTAAACGGTTAAGATCGGACCGAATAATTCTTCCCGCATGGTAATGTAATCCGGTTTGAAAGCTTGGATAATGGTCGGTTGGATAAAATATCCAGCACTCATATCGTAATGCCCGCCGATAATCACTTCTGCATCTTCCGATTTGTTTGCAGCATCAATTGCGTTAGACAATTTAACGAAAGATGCCTCGTCAATAACGGCGTTTACAAAGTTCGTGAAATCTTCAACTCCACCAACTTTTATGCTAGCCATGTCCTTTTGCACGTAGTTTTCTACTTCGGGCCAGATATTGGCAGGAATGTAAGCGCGTGAGGCGGCAGAACATTTTTGTCCTTGATACTCGAACGCCCCGCGTACGATAGCTGTTGCCACTTCTTTAGGACATGCTGTCGGGTCGGCGAAAATATAGTCCTTGCCTCCGGTTTCCCCAACAATTCTCGGATAACTTCTGTATTTATCAATATTTTTCACGATAGTAGCCCAAATATCATTGAATACTTGAGTTGATCCCGTGAAATGTATACCTGCAAAATCTTTATGAGAGAAAATAACATCGGCAGCCGTCGGGCCTGAACAGTAAACCAAGTTGATAACACCGTCAGGTAATCCGGCTTCTTTTAGAATTTCCATAATCAGATGTGCCGAGTAAACGGCAGTCTTGGATGGTTTCCAAACGCAAACATTACCCATTAATGCCGGGGCT
Proteins encoded in this region:
- the pruA gene encoding L-glutamate gamma-semialdehyde dehydrogenase, which translates into the protein MPKGVFKLPNITNEPIKSYAPGSPERKELKSQINQLRSIVADVPMIIDGKEVRTGKLVDIRPPHDHHHLLGHYHQGDASHVQMAIDAALKAKPAWEKMSWESRAAIFLKAADLLAGPYRQRMNAVTMLGQSKNAFQAEIDCVAELADFFRFNVKNMYEIYHMQPNSAPGIWNRTVWRPLEGFVFALTPFNFTSIAGNLPGAPALMGNVCVWKPSKTAVYSAHLIMEILKEAGLPDGVINLVYCSGPTAADVIFSHKDFAGIHFTGSTQVFNDIWATIVKNIDKYRSYPRIVGETGGKDYIFADPTACPKEVATAIVRGAFEYQGQKCSAASRAYIPANIWPEVENYVQKDMASIKVGGVEDFTNFVNAVIDEASFVKLSNAIDAANKSEDAEVIIGGHYDMSAGYFIQPTIIQAFKPDYITMREELFGPILTVYVYDPEKVDETLDILDKSSAYALTGAIFSKNRANIEEMTERLTHTAGNFYINDKPTGAVVDQQPFGGGRASGTNDKAGTIFNLLRWVSPQAIKETFVPATNYMYPNFLEE